In one window of Flavobacteriales bacterium DNA:
- a CDS encoding DUF1987 domain-containing protein — MENLYIEATESTPYVNFNYETGEFILEGKSVPTAAKEFYKEILDWLDEYVENPQDSTNLSLKLDYFNIVSSKRILYILYKLNELVEKGYSVNLEWHYHEDEDDMLEVGQDFAFMVKIPFKFIEYNPFAEA, encoded by the coding sequence ATGGAAAATCTTTATATTGAAGCAACAGAGTCTACTCCTTATGTGAATTTTAACTACGAAACAGGAGAATTTATATTGGAAGGAAAATCTGTTCCAACTGCTGCTAAAGAGTTTTATAAAGAAATTTTAGATTGGTTAGATGAATATGTAGAAAATCCACAGGATTCTACTAATTTATCGTTAAAGTTAGATTATTTTAATATTGTTTCTTCTAAACGAATATTATATATACTTTACAAACTAAATGAATTAGTTGAAAAGGGGTATAGCGTTAATTTAGAATGGCATTATCATGAAGACGAAGACGATATGTTAGAGGTAGGACAAGATTTTGCATTTATGGTGAAGATTCCTTTTAAATTTATTGAGTATAATCCTTTTGCTGAGGCTTAA
- a CDS encoding thiamine phosphate synthase — MQIVIFSAPDNFKGELEIVKQLLIHNVIFHLRKPGISYENLVTYLSEIPSVFHSKIVIHQHIEVLEKFQLKGFHCTRKFLGQHGKNVQKIRKKYSGYSFSKSCHTLEELDAINGYHYVFLSPVFDSISKAHYSSNYSLDAINSVLKNKVTPVIALGGINHKNILQLLKSNFSGIAVLGYIWNSSQPLENFKKLNKLLTL, encoded by the coding sequence ATGCAAATTGTCATTTTTTCGGCTCCTGATAATTTTAAAGGTGAGCTGGAAATAGTTAAGCAATTATTAATACACAATGTTATTTTTCATTTAAGAAAACCTGGTATTTCTTATGAAAATTTGGTGACTTATTTATCTGAAATCCCAAGTGTTTTTCATTCCAAAATAGTTATTCATCAACACATTGAAGTATTGGAAAAATTTCAATTAAAAGGCTTTCACTGTACACGTAAATTTTTAGGTCAACATGGAAAAAATGTACAAAAAATAAGGAAAAAGTATTCAGGTTATTCCTTTTCCAAAAGCTGTCATACTTTAGAAGAACTCGATGCTATTAATGGCTATCATTATGTGTTTCTAAGCCCTGTTTTTGATAGTATTTCAAAAGCTCATTATTCTTCCAATTATTCTTTAGACGCTATTAATAGTGTATTAAAAAACAAAGTAACACCAGTAATTGCACTTGGAGGAATAAACCACAAAAATATATTGCAGTTACTAAAAAGTAACTTTAGTGGTATTGCCGTTTTAGGATATATTTGGAATAGCAGTCAACCGCTTGAAAACTTTAAAAAGTTGAACAAATTACTTACTCTTTAA
- the purD gene encoding phosphoribosylamine--glycine ligase, translating into MNVLIIGSGGREHAIAWKLNQSSQLEKLFIAPGNAGTDKEGTNVDLDINDFGAIGKFCLEKAIKIVVVGPEAPLVNGIHDFFAEEEELKDICIIGPKKEGAQLEGSKDFSKAFMKRHNIPTAKYFSVNKDNLEEGLAFLDKMKAPYVLKADGLAAGKGVLILEDLGDAKAELKEMLNGKFGAASDTVVIEEFLDGIEVSVFVVTDGTSYKILPAAKDYKRIGEKDTGLNTGGMGAISPVSFANKDFLDKVENQIIIPTIKGLKKEEIEYSGFIFFGLINVKKDPYVIEYNCRMGDPETEVVMLRLKSDLLELFDGIATGTLSERDIKIDPRTATTVMLVSEGYPEAYEKGKKVTGLNETDDSIVFHAGTKLDNANVLTNGGRVMAISSYGKDIPTALEKSYTTIDKINFEGKNYRKDIGFDLVKE; encoded by the coding sequence ATGAATGTATTAATTATTGGTTCTGGAGGAAGAGAACATGCTATTGCTTGGAAATTAAATCAAAGTTCGCAATTAGAAAAACTTTTTATAGCTCCAGGTAATGCTGGAACAGATAAAGAGGGGACAAATGTAGATCTAGATATTAACGATTTTGGGGCAATTGGTAAATTTTGTCTTGAAAAGGCAATAAAAATTGTTGTTGTAGGTCCAGAAGCTCCGCTAGTTAATGGTATTCATGATTTTTTTGCTGAAGAAGAAGAACTAAAGGATATTTGTATTATTGGTCCTAAAAAAGAAGGGGCTCAATTGGAAGGTAGTAAAGACTTTTCTAAGGCCTTTATGAAAAGACACAACATACCTACAGCTAAATACTTTTCTGTAAATAAAGATAATCTTGAAGAAGGCTTAGCATTTTTGGATAAGATGAAAGCTCCTTATGTACTGAAAGCAGATGGATTGGCAGCAGGTAAAGGTGTACTTATTTTAGAAGACCTTGGAGACGCAAAAGCTGAACTAAAAGAAATGCTAAATGGTAAATTTGGTGCAGCTAGTGATACGGTTGTTATCGAAGAGTTTTTAGATGGTATTGAAGTGAGCGTTTTTGTTGTAACCGATGGTACTTCATACAAAATTCTTCCTGCTGCTAAGGATTATAAAAGAATTGGTGAAAAAGATACCGGGTTAAATACTGGAGGAATGGGAGCTATATCTCCTGTTTCATTTGCAAATAAAGACTTTTTAGACAAAGTAGAAAATCAAATTATCATCCCTACCATCAAAGGACTTAAAAAAGAAGAAATAGAATATTCTGGTTTTATTTTCTTTGGGTTAATTAACGTTAAAAAAGATCCTTATGTAATTGAATATAATTGCAGAATGGGAGATCCTGAAACTGAAGTTGTTATGTTACGACTAAAATCAGATTTATTAGAGCTTTTTGATGGTATAGCAACAGGTACGCTATCTGAAAGAGACATTAAAATTGATCCTAGAACCGCTACTACTGTCATGCTTGTTTCAGAAGGTTATCCAGAAGCCTACGAAAAAGGTAAAAAAGTTACAGGGTTAAACGAAACAGATGATAGCATTGTTTTTCACGCAGGAACAAAATTAGATAATGCTAATGTATTAACTAATGGTGGTAGAGTAATGGCCATTTCTTCTTATGGAAAAGATATTCCTACTGCATTAGAAAAATCTTATACAACCATCGATAAAATTAATTTTGAGGGTAAAAACTACAGAAAAGATATCGGTTTTGATTTGGTTAAAGAGTAG